In a single window of the Hoeflea algicola genome:
- a CDS encoding cytochrome c, with the protein MSLKLCAVLISMITLANFAAQATEHVQETENTVVARQLDMKSMAEAAKLIDGMFKGSRSYNSGLFKAAAETIYEMSGSALVAHFGGNPVIAGSGASSTIMTEHAEFAALANDLGVYANSLASAAESHPDALTPDMRMRAGDVIGLGPFGKKVDPTTEISSMPAEHAFHMMLQTCTSCHARFRVKTN; encoded by the coding sequence ATGAGCTTGAAGTTATGTGCGGTATTGATATCCATGATCACTCTGGCAAATTTCGCCGCTCAGGCCACGGAACATGTTCAAGAGACTGAAAACACAGTCGTCGCGCGGCAATTGGACATGAAATCGATGGCCGAGGCAGCGAAGCTGATCGACGGTATGTTCAAAGGCAGCCGTTCATACAATTCCGGGTTGTTCAAAGCAGCCGCAGAAACGATATATGAGATGTCTGGCAGTGCCTTGGTAGCCCACTTCGGAGGCAATCCCGTCATTGCCGGTTCAGGGGCCAGCTCGACCATCATGACCGAGCACGCAGAGTTCGCCGCATTGGCGAATGACCTTGGTGTGTATGCGAATTCCCTCGCTTCTGCTGCTGAGAGCCATCCTGATGCGTTGACCCCGGACATGCGGATGAGAGCGGGAGACGTTATAGGCCTCGGACCATTCGGCAAGAAAGTTGACCCCACCACAGAAATTTCGTCAATGCCCGCCGAACACGCCTTTCATATGATGCTTCAAACCTGCACTTCCTGCCACGCAAGATTTCGCGTGAAAACGAACTGA
- a CDS encoding cupredoxin domain-containing protein yields the protein MKTVTFALMLAALASPALASGTHSDGHSDAMAVGEPGKKAKATQTIRVTMKETDDGQMIFTPSNFKVRKGQTVVFAIKNAGELDHEFVLDQEDKVMEHKAMMEKFPEMEHDDPNAIRLAPGKSGEVVWKFTNDGTFKVACLVPGHYASGMHGSVIVARK from the coding sequence ATGAAAACTGTAACTTTCGCACTCATGCTTGCAGCCCTGGCTTCTCCAGCGCTTGCTTCGGGTACACACTCAGACGGTCATTCCGATGCAATGGCCGTCGGTGAGCCTGGCAAAAAGGCCAAAGCCACCCAGACAATCCGGGTCACCATGAAAGAGACCGACGATGGCCAAATGATTTTCACCCCGAGCAACTTCAAGGTCCGCAAGGGTCAGACCGTTGTCTTCGCCATCAAGAATGCAGGTGAACTGGATCACGAATTCGTCCTCGATCAAGAGGACAAGGTCATGGAGCACAAGGCGATGATGGAGAAGTTCCCGGAGATGGAACACGACGATCCCAATGCAATTCGACTGGCACCAGGCAAATCCGGGGAAGTCGTCTGGAAGTTCACCAATGATGGCACATTTAAAGTCGCCTGCCTTGTCCCTGGCCACTACGCCTCAGGAATGCACGGCAGCGTCATTGTAGCCAGGAAATAG
- a CDS encoding copper-binding protein yields the protein MRKLTTLMIAAMIAVTGSAAAFATEYTKGTVKKIDMKAGKVTIIHEELTNLDMPAMTMVFRTADPAMLEKIKEGDAIEFVADRVKGKLTVVELK from the coding sequence ATGCGAAAACTTACAACACTCATGATTGCTGCCATGATTGCCGTTACCGGCAGCGCTGCAGCTTTTGCAACCGAATACACCAAAGGCACCGTCAAGAAAATCGACATGAAGGCCGGCAAGGTCACCATCATTCATGAGGAACTGACCAATCTCGATATGCCTGCCATGACCATGGTGTTTCGCACCGCCGACCCGGCCATGCTGGAGAAAATCAAGGAAGGCGACGCAATCGAATTCGTCGCCGACCGGGTGAAGGGCAAACTGACCGTCGTTGAGCTGAAATAA
- a CDS encoding DUF6629 family protein has product MCLSAPVSFAASVFLVGGGTAISVVAWRRNKRYFPIALMPLFAGLQQFMEGSVWLGMTGDDPFTVLWGAMGFIFFTWFMWPVWIPFSVYALEPNYSPRKRMFLIMSLIGLGFGLLLYIPHGLNSSMVVVEINNQSLAYEKSMWLDFMMPRWLTNTIYVTLIILPPALSHYKHVRHFALTLIAVVVVDFAFLQFAYISFFCLLAGLATLHLVYIILTNKCARECPELFGRV; this is encoded by the coding sequence ATGTGTCTGTCCGCTCCGGTAAGCTTTGCCGCCAGCGTCTTTCTTGTCGGGGGAGGCACAGCAATTTCCGTCGTCGCCTGGCGCCGCAATAAACGATATTTTCCGATCGCCTTGATGCCGCTTTTTGCCGGATTGCAGCAGTTTATGGAGGGAAGTGTTTGGTTGGGCATGACTGGAGACGATCCGTTCACAGTCCTATGGGGCGCGATGGGGTTCATCTTTTTCACATGGTTCATGTGGCCGGTCTGGATTCCCTTTTCAGTCTATGCTCTGGAACCGAACTATAGCCCCCGCAAGCGCATGTTTCTAATCATGTCTCTGATCGGGCTGGGCTTTGGCCTCTTGCTCTATATCCCCCACGGGCTGAACAGCAGCATGGTCGTGGTCGAAATCAACAACCAGTCCCTAGCCTATGAAAAGTCGATGTGGCTCGACTTCATGATGCCGCGCTGGCTAACCAACACGATATACGTGACCCTGATCATTTTGCCACCGGCTCTGTCGCACTACAAGCATGTGCGCCACTTTGCGCTGACACTGATAGCGGTTGTTGTTGTCGATTTTGCGTTCCTGCAATTCGCTTACATCTCGTTCTTCTGCCTGCTGGCAGGATTGGCTACACTGCATCTTGTCTACATTATCCTAACCAACAAATGCGCGCGCGAATGTCCGGAGCTCTTTGGAAGAGTTTGA
- a CDS encoding cupredoxin domain-containing protein, whose translation MKKLSIALAGFLAMTGLAAASGTHSGGHDDSMMAIGNPGKASEVGRTIEVIMKETDDGEMIFEPKEINVKKGETIRFMVMNKGELEHEFVLDNHEGVMEHKEMMERMPEMEHDDPNSVRLDPGMDGEVIWSFANAGPFEFACLIPGHYDSGMKGMLTVTGH comes from the coding sequence ATGAAAAAGCTTTCAATCGCACTCGCAGGTTTTCTGGCCATGACCGGGCTGGCGGCCGCCAGTGGCACCCATTCCGGAGGACATGACGACAGCATGATGGCCATCGGCAATCCGGGCAAGGCATCCGAGGTTGGACGCACAATCGAAGTGATCATGAAGGAAACCGACGACGGCGAAATGATTTTCGAGCCCAAGGAAATCAACGTCAAGAAGGGCGAGACCATCCGCTTTATGGTGATGAACAAGGGCGAACTGGAGCATGAGTTCGTGCTCGACAATCATGAGGGCGTGATGGAGCACAAGGAAATGATGGAGCGGATGCCAGAAATGGAGCATGACGATCCCAATTCCGTGCGTCTCGATCCGGGCATGGACGGCGAAGTGATCTGGAGCTTTGCGAACGCCGGACCCTTCGAGTTCGCCTGCCTGATCCCCGGCCACTACGATTCCGGCATGAAGGGTATGCTCACCGTTACCGGCCATTGA
- the arcC gene encoding carbamate kinase — translation MLVVAALGGNALLRRGEPLTADMQRTNVATAALALAGIVRAGHRLVITHGNGPQVGLLALQGAAYKPDEAYPLDVLGAETAGMIGYLIEQELENALNHDRPVATLLTQVIVDGDDPAFGKPTKFVGPVYEQMQAEALAKAGGWAIAPDGDRWRRVVASPKPLEIPDTRVIQLLLEAGVIVICTGGGGIPVLRRADGSLMGVEAVVDKDASSALLATSLGADALLLLTDVDAVYRDFGTDTARAIPVVTPDEARLLDAPAGSMAPKLSAAAGFVTGKKIAAIGRLQDAVQLLNGGAGTRIAL, via the coding sequence ATGCTGGTTGTCGCAGCTTTGGGGGGCAATGCCCTTTTACGCCGGGGCGAGCCGTTGACTGCGGACATGCAGCGTACCAATGTGGCAACCGCCGCTCTGGCGCTGGCCGGTATCGTGCGCGCCGGACACCGGTTGGTCATCACCCATGGCAACGGCCCGCAGGTTGGATTGCTGGCTTTGCAGGGTGCGGCCTACAAGCCCGACGAAGCCTATCCACTGGACGTTCTGGGGGCAGAAACTGCTGGGATGATCGGCTATCTGATCGAACAGGAACTGGAAAACGCTCTGAATCATGACAGGCCAGTGGCAACTTTGTTGACGCAGGTGATTGTGGATGGCGATGACCCGGCTTTTGGCAAACCAACCAAGTTTGTGGGGCCGGTATACGAACAAATGCAGGCTGAGGCGTTGGCAAAGGCCGGCGGCTGGGCAATTGCGCCAGACGGTGATCGGTGGCGGCGCGTCGTCGCGTCACCCAAGCCACTCGAAATCCCGGATACGCGAGTCATCCAGCTTCTATTGGAGGCAGGCGTCATTGTCATCTGCACCGGCGGCGGCGGCATCCCGGTGCTGCGTCGGGCCGACGGAAGCCTGATGGGCGTCGAGGCAGTGGTAGACAAAGATGCGTCCAGTGCTCTTCTTGCAACATCGCTTGGTGCAGATGCCCTACTGCTCTTGACCGATGTCGATGCGGTATACCGCGACTTCGGCACGGATACCGCACGCGCTATTCCGGTTGTTACACCGGATGAAGCGCGACTTCTCGATGCACCGGCTGGGTCCATGGCGCCCAAACTCTCGGCCGCGGCCGGTTTTGTTACAGGCAAAAAAATCGCCGCCATTGGACGATTGCAAGACGCAGTCCAATTGCTCAACGGAGGTGCGGGAACACGAATTGCCCTATGA
- a CDS encoding CBS domain-containing protein, whose product MQAHDIMTNKVITAERDTSVEQIAALMMKHHISAVPIVEKGRVVGLVSEGDLMLKVEGAVEKHRSWWLSVFANPDLEASEYVALHGRRAKDIMTTNVVTIPSDMPVGEIARLLEKKHFKRVPVLDDGELVGIVSRANLLHAMAAVPVIRFESSSDDQEKRDIILGALAEAPRLSIAQLNVVVEGGRVDVWGIAASDAEEAAVRVALANIEGLGEVSVNIGRLPNYAWGI is encoded by the coding sequence ATGCAAGCGCATGATATTATGACAAACAAAGTAATTACCGCCGAGCGAGATACGTCCGTGGAACAGATCGCTGCCCTGATGATGAAGCATCACATCAGTGCAGTTCCCATCGTTGAAAAAGGTAGGGTCGTAGGGCTGGTCAGTGAGGGCGATCTGATGCTAAAGGTCGAAGGTGCCGTCGAAAAGCACAGATCCTGGTGGCTATCCGTTTTTGCCAACCCGGACTTGGAGGCATCTGAATATGTTGCCCTTCATGGTCGCCGTGCCAAAGATATTATGACCACAAATGTAGTGACCATACCTTCCGATATGCCGGTTGGAGAGATCGCGAGACTACTGGAGAAAAAGCATTTTAAGCGGGTTCCAGTCTTGGATGATGGTGAACTGGTCGGTATCGTAAGTCGGGCAAACCTGTTGCACGCAATGGCGGCAGTACCGGTGATCAGATTTGAGTCCAGTTCTGATGATCAGGAAAAACGCGATATAATATTGGGCGCGCTAGCCGAAGCGCCGAGGCTGAGCATTGCCCAACTGAATGTGGTGGTCGAAGGTGGACGTGTAGATGTTTGGGGTATTGCCGCATCAGACGCCGAAGAGGCCGCAGTCAGAGTTGCTTTGGCCAACATCGAGGGTTTAGGAGAAGTTTCCGTCAATATTGGGCGGCTTCCCAATTATGCTTGGGGCATTTAA
- a CDS encoding multicopper oxidase family protein yields the protein MFDLVAGPSRQRLYLPDAPSSELWTYNGYAPGPEIRVKKGERVQVRFTNKLEEPTSVHWHGIRIENSMDGVSGLTQEPVEPGDTFVYDFVAPDAGTFWYHAHNKSWNQVARGLYGPLIVDEVEPVFERSNDITLVLDDWRLAGEGVLDVASLGSMMEWAHGGRLGNWLTVNGQSRPVTDLVRGQTYRLRLINAANARVFEIDPNRFGATLIGFDGQSFTEPAKLDYAPLMLGPAQRVDLMVVAKSDFTIEEVSGDTPYPIAGFSVSDSETTEASRSDKKLQPNVLPSADLAKARRIRLQMTGGAMGGMIDIIYKGKKLQGDDFRTARQAWAFNGVANLAEEPFFEARQGETILVETVNRTAWVHAMHVHGHHFQILNRSGSDVDEGKPWRDTFLIGPDQTTEIAFVADNPGKWLFHCHMLEHAAAGMNTWFQVT from the coding sequence ATGTTTGATCTCGTTGCCGGACCATCCAGGCAGCGGCTTTACCTGCCCGATGCGCCTTCATCGGAGCTGTGGACCTACAACGGTTACGCACCCGGGCCGGAAATCCGGGTGAAAAAGGGCGAGCGTGTCCAGGTTCGCTTTACCAACAAGCTTGAGGAACCGACATCTGTCCACTGGCACGGCATTCGAATTGAGAATTCCATGGACGGCGTTTCGGGGCTCACCCAGGAACCGGTCGAGCCCGGCGATACATTTGTGTATGACTTTGTTGCTCCCGATGCAGGCACCTTCTGGTACCACGCCCATAACAAAAGCTGGAACCAGGTCGCGCGCGGCCTTTATGGACCACTTATTGTTGATGAGGTTGAGCCCGTTTTCGAGCGTTCAAACGACATTACGCTTGTTCTTGATGATTGGCGGCTGGCGGGCGAAGGTGTGCTGGACGTTGCGAGCCTTGGATCGATGATGGAATGGGCGCATGGTGGGCGGCTGGGCAACTGGCTGACCGTGAACGGCCAGAGCCGTCCGGTGACTGACCTTGTCCGCGGCCAGACCTATCGCCTCCGGCTCATCAATGCGGCCAATGCACGTGTCTTCGAAATTGATCCAAACCGTTTCGGCGCAACCCTCATCGGCTTTGATGGCCAATCATTCACCGAGCCTGCCAAGCTTGATTATGCGCCTCTCATGCTGGGGCCAGCCCAGCGCGTGGATTTGATGGTCGTGGCCAAAAGTGATTTCACCATTGAGGAAGTCTCGGGGGACACGCCTTACCCTATCGCGGGGTTCTCGGTCAGTGATTCTGAGACCACGGAAGCGTCGAGATCCGACAAAAAGCTGCAGCCCAATGTTCTGCCCTCAGCTGACCTCGCCAAGGCCCGACGCATCCGCCTGCAAATGACAGGCGGTGCGATGGGAGGCATGATTGACATCATCTACAAGGGAAAAAAGCTTCAGGGAGATGATTTCCGCACCGCAAGACAGGCCTGGGCCTTTAACGGAGTGGCCAATCTCGCCGAGGAACCGTTTTTCGAGGCCCGGCAGGGCGAAACCATTCTTGTTGAAACCGTAAACCGGACCGCCTGGGTTCATGCCATGCATGTCCATGGTCATCATTTCCAGATTCTCAACAGATCCGGATCTGATGTCGATGAGGGCAAACCATGGCGGGATACGTTTCTGATCGGGCCAGATCAGACGACCGAGATAGCATTCGTGGCAGACAATCCCGGCAAATGGCTGTTCCATTGTCATATGCTCGAACATGCGGCGGCCGGCATGAACACTTGGTTTCAGGTAACCTGA
- a CDS encoding TolC family protein, with translation MSISRTTISFIVVSSAGLFLAGCVSDQELAGYSAKEAGFGVVAASVSIGTRGKEAVWLQNKDQAKAVSERVHGLVHKKSINADTAVQVALLNNKGLQAAYADIGMNAAEAWQQSLPENPRVSVGLLGIGAPELGAYRAIEGMIAANILSLATRKARVDIADTRFRQSQMRAVDATLKVANDTRRAWVNAVSAFETVAYLNQAKVAADAASELAQKLGESGALAKGGQAREHAFYAELTGQMAEARLASRLAKEELTRIMGLWGSEVDYYVPDKLPRLPRGVIKKNEIEREALENRIDLRVAKIELEAVAKSYGLTEATRFVTDLEIISGVEAEREIETEYEIVGGNLEETKTRKTVVTPQLELEFVIPIFDSGKARLRKAELAYMQAANQLAEKAVNIRSEARSAHTAYSSTHEIARHYLNAVVPLRTAIESEGLLTYNGMISNTFELLADTRAKIGTLMLAINAKREFWLADVNLSAAIYGGGAGAGRSAAAPSVGDAGGGGH, from the coding sequence ATGAGCATCTCCCGCACTACAATATCCTTCATTGTCGTGTCATCCGCAGGGTTGTTTCTAGCTGGTTGTGTTAGCGACCAGGAGCTCGCCGGATACTCGGCGAAAGAGGCCGGTTTTGGCGTCGTCGCAGCATCCGTTTCCATCGGCACCAGAGGCAAAGAGGCGGTTTGGCTTCAAAACAAGGATCAGGCAAAAGCGGTTTCCGAACGCGTACACGGCCTGGTGCACAAGAAATCCATCAATGCCGACACCGCTGTTCAGGTAGCACTTCTGAACAACAAGGGCCTGCAGGCAGCCTATGCCGATATCGGCATGAACGCTGCAGAAGCCTGGCAGCAAAGCTTACCTGAAAACCCAAGGGTTTCGGTCGGCCTCTTAGGAATTGGGGCGCCAGAGCTTGGGGCCTATCGCGCCATCGAAGGAATGATCGCGGCCAACATTCTGTCGCTTGCAACCCGGAAGGCTCGCGTTGATATCGCCGACACGCGGTTCAGGCAATCCCAGATGCGGGCGGTTGACGCAACCTTGAAGGTTGCCAATGACACGCGCCGGGCCTGGGTAAATGCAGTTTCAGCATTTGAAACAGTTGCCTATCTCAATCAAGCCAAGGTCGCAGCCGACGCAGCTTCTGAACTTGCTCAGAAACTGGGTGAAAGCGGAGCGCTTGCAAAGGGCGGTCAGGCGCGAGAACACGCGTTCTACGCCGAACTTACCGGGCAAATGGCCGAAGCCCGGTTGGCGTCACGGCTGGCCAAGGAAGAGCTGACACGGATTATGGGGCTGTGGGGAAGCGAGGTTGATTACTATGTTCCCGACAAATTGCCGCGGCTACCGCGTGGAGTCATCAAGAAAAACGAGATTGAGCGGGAGGCGCTTGAGAACCGGATTGATCTTCGCGTCGCAAAAATCGAGCTGGAGGCTGTTGCCAAAAGTTATGGCCTGACTGAAGCCACGCGCTTTGTCACCGATCTGGAGATCATTTCAGGTGTTGAAGCCGAGCGAGAAATCGAGACCGAGTATGAGATTGTAGGTGGCAATCTGGAAGAGACCAAAACCCGAAAAACGGTTGTCACGCCGCAACTTGAGCTGGAGTTCGTTATCCCGATCTTCGACAGTGGCAAGGCCCGCCTCCGCAAGGCCGAACTCGCCTACATGCAGGCAGCCAATCAACTTGCAGAAAAGGCGGTCAACATCCGCTCCGAAGCCCGTTCGGCCCACACTGCCTACAGCTCAACCCACGAGATCGCCCGGCACTACCTCAATGCCGTGGTGCCGTTGCGCACGGCGATCGAGTCGGAAGGCCTACTGACCTACAACGGCATGATTTCAAACACCTTCGAACTTCTCGCCGACACCCGCGCCAAGATTGGAACCCTGATGTTGGCGATCAACGCCAAACGCGAGTTCTGGCTGGCCGATGTCAATCTTTCGGCGGCGATCTATGGCGGCGGAGCCGGAGCAGGCAGATCAGCTGCAGCACCATCAGTTGGCGATGCCGGCGGCGGCGGCCACTAA
- a CDS encoding type II glyceraldehyde-3-phosphate dehydrogenase encodes MATSTKTRVAVNGYGVIGKRVAEAVTRQDDMILAGVCDVTTDWRLHIAAERGYRLFGATPDSAAAMRTAGLAIRGGLDDLLAVSDIIVDCTPKKIAAQNITTYRRQGVKFILQGGEKHEVTGHSFVAEANFASAVGRDATRVVSCNTTSMVRTLTALKQAGLLRKARGTLLRRATDPWESHLGGIMNTLVPEPNIPSHQGPDAQSVDPELDVVTMAVKVPETLGHLHYWSVELTRPVGKDDILDAFRTSSRIALIRMDSGLSALNAVKEWIADLGRPHGDLYEVALWEDMLTVQGNELFYAYMVDNQAIVIPETIDAIRALTGMEKNASASIEKTNKALGIGISPTGRGAGGNAHL; translated from the coding sequence ATGGCCACATCAACCAAAACACGTGTCGCCGTCAATGGATATGGGGTCATCGGCAAACGTGTTGCCGAAGCCGTGACGCGTCAGGATGACATGATATTGGCGGGTGTGTGCGATGTCACCACCGACTGGCGCCTGCATATAGCCGCAGAACGGGGCTATCGCCTGTTCGGTGCCACTCCCGACAGCGCGGCGGCCATGCGCACGGCTGGACTGGCCATCCGGGGCGGACTTGACGACCTCCTGGCGGTATCGGATATCATAGTTGATTGTACACCCAAGAAAATCGCGGCGCAAAATATCACGACCTATCGGCGGCAAGGCGTCAAGTTCATCCTTCAGGGTGGCGAAAAGCACGAGGTAACGGGGCATTCTTTCGTGGCGGAAGCCAATTTTGCCAGCGCGGTAGGGCGCGATGCCACACGCGTGGTCTCGTGCAATACAACCTCGATGGTGCGCACGCTCACCGCCCTCAAGCAGGCAGGGTTGCTCCGCAAGGCGCGCGGCACACTCCTGCGCCGCGCGACCGATCCCTGGGAAAGCCATTTGGGCGGCATCATGAACACTCTGGTGCCCGAGCCAAACATACCAAGTCACCAAGGGCCGGACGCGCAAAGCGTCGATCCGGAGCTTGACGTTGTGACCATGGCGGTCAAGGTGCCTGAGACCTTGGGCCATCTACACTACTGGTCGGTCGAACTCACCAGGCCGGTCGGCAAGGACGACATCCTAGACGCCTTCAGGACCTCCTCGCGCATCGCGCTTATCCGAATGGATTCCGGCCTTTCTGCACTCAACGCCGTCAAGGAGTGGATTGCCGACCTTGGACGGCCGCATGGTGACCTCTATGAAGTGGCGTTGTGGGAGGACATGCTCACGGTGCAGGGCAATGAGCTGTTCTATGCGTATATGGTTGACAATCAGGCGATTGTCATTCCCGAAACGATTGACGCCATCCGTGCGCTTACGGGAATGGAGAAAAACGCGTCGGCATCGATTGAAAAAACCAACAAAGCCTTGGGAATCGGCATATCTCCGACAGGGCGCGGTGCGGGAGGAAATGCACACCTATAG
- a CDS encoding multicopper oxidase family protein — protein sequence MMNRRQLLGAGAAGATLVSTAAWSKTTNMGLPDAALMDSPLTQSPVMPSTGRDYNPVVTLNGWTLPFRMNNGVKEFHLVAEPVERELADGMTAYLWGYNGQSIGPTIEAVEGDRVRIYVTNKLPEHTTVHWHGLILPSGMDGVGGLSHPAIPSGKTYIYEFDLVKSGTFMYHPHGDEMVQMAMGMMGFFIVHPKDPAFMPVDRDFLIMLNAFDIDPGSYVPKIMTMTDFNLWTWNSRIFPDIDPLVVSKNDRVRVRVGNLTMTNHPIHMHGYDFEVTCTDGGWVRPEARWPEVSVDIPVGAMRAYEFDAKHLGDWAIHCHKSHHTMNAMGHDVPTFIGVDKSKVTKKIRMVQPEYMPMGTNGMADMAEMAMELPANTIPMMAGWGPYGPLEMGGMFSVVKVREGISAGDYSDPGWYENPPGTQAYEWTGELPEFAKATDASTTITPAPVKTGDNG from the coding sequence ATGATGAACAGACGTCAATTGCTCGGTGCGGGTGCTGCAGGCGCCACCCTAGTCTCCACGGCCGCCTGGTCGAAGACCACCAATATGGGCTTGCCTGATGCGGCGCTTATGGATAGTCCGCTGACTCAGTCACCGGTCATGCCTTCGACAGGCCGGGACTACAATCCGGTTGTGACGCTCAACGGCTGGACCTTGCCATTCCGGATGAACAACGGAGTGAAAGAATTCCACCTCGTGGCCGAGCCGGTGGAGCGTGAACTCGCAGACGGCATGACCGCCTATCTGTGGGGTTACAACGGCCAATCCATCGGCCCGACCATCGAAGCCGTGGAAGGTGACCGGGTCCGGATCTACGTCACCAACAAGCTTCCCGAGCACACAACGGTGCATTGGCACGGCTTGATTCTGCCGTCAGGCATGGACGGCGTGGGAGGCTTGTCGCATCCGGCGATTCCATCCGGCAAAACCTACATCTACGAGTTTGATCTGGTGAAATCGGGGACCTTCATGTACCACCCGCACGGCGACGAAATGGTCCAGATGGCCATGGGGATGATGGGCTTCTTCATTGTCCACCCGAAAGACCCGGCTTTCATGCCGGTCGATCGCGACTTCCTGATCATGCTCAACGCCTTCGATATCGATCCCGGCTCCTACGTACCGAAAATCATGACCATGACCGACTTCAACCTGTGGACATGGAACAGCCGCATATTCCCCGATATCGATCCGCTGGTTGTGTCGAAAAATGATCGCGTAAGGGTGCGCGTCGGCAACTTGACCATGACGAACCACCCGATCCATATGCATGGCTATGATTTCGAGGTGACCTGCACGGATGGTGGATGGGTGCGGCCTGAAGCGCGCTGGCCGGAAGTGTCGGTTGATATTCCGGTCGGGGCAATGCGGGCTTATGAATTTGACGCCAAGCATCTGGGTGACTGGGCAATACACTGCCACAAGTCTCACCATACGATGAACGCCATGGGGCACGATGTGCCGACCTTCATCGGTGTCGACAAGTCCAAGGTTACCAAGAAGATCCGGATGGTGCAGCCCGAATACATGCCGATGGGTACGAACGGCATGGCTGACATGGCGGAAATGGCGATGGAGCTTCCGGCCAACACCATTCCAATGATGGCCGGCTGGGGGCCCTACGGACCCTTGGAAATGGGCGGCATGTTCTCCGTCGTCAAGGTCCGCGAAGGCATTTCTGCCGGCGATTACAGTGATCCCGGCTGGTACGAAAACCCTCCCGGAACCCAGGCCTATGAATGGACCGGAGAGCTGCCGGAGTTCGCCAAGGCAACTGACGCTTCAACGACGATAACGCCAGCACCGGTGAAAACCGGCGACAACGGCTAA
- the argF gene encoding ornithine carbamoyltransferase: MSFNLKNRSFLTLRDFKPAEIGFLLKLAADLKAAKYTGTEQPGLKGKEIALIFEKDSTRTRVGFEVAAHDQGATVTYLGPSGSHIGHKESVKDTARVLGRVYDAIEYRGFGQQIVEQLAEFSGVPVYNGLTDEFHPTQILADFLTMSEHSDKPMREISYAFLGDAKNNMGDSLLIGGAKMGMDVRLCAPKACWPTKEIQAEAQAIASETGARITLTDDVDKAVLGVDFVYTDVWLSMGEAKEKWAERIELLMPYQVNADVMQKTGNPRAKFMHCLPAFHNTETAVGKDIEAKFGISAMEVTDEVFESSASIVFDQAENRMHTIKAVLVATLGS, translated from the coding sequence ATGAGCTTTAATCTCAAGAACCGCAGTTTCCTGACTTTGCGTGACTTCAAACCCGCCGAGATCGGGTTTCTCTTGAAACTCGCCGCCGACCTGAAGGCCGCTAAATATACAGGCACCGAGCAGCCGGGCTTGAAAGGCAAGGAAATTGCTTTGATTTTTGAGAAAGACAGCACCCGAACTCGTGTCGGGTTCGAAGTCGCGGCGCATGATCAGGGCGCGACGGTCACCTATCTCGGACCATCAGGCAGCCATATCGGCCACAAGGAAAGCGTCAAGGACACCGCCCGCGTGCTGGGCCGGGTCTATGATGCCATCGAATATCGAGGTTTCGGTCAGCAGATCGTCGAGCAGCTGGCCGAGTTTTCAGGTGTACCGGTTTACAATGGCCTTACGGACGAATTTCACCCAACGCAGATCCTGGCTGATTTTCTGACCATGTCGGAACACAGTGACAAGCCGATGCGCGAAATATCCTACGCGTTTCTGGGTGACGCAAAGAACAACATGGGCGACAGTCTGCTTATTGGTGGGGCCAAGATGGGTATGGATGTGCGGCTTTGTGCGCCCAAGGCCTGCTGGCCCACAAAAGAGATCCAAGCGGAAGCGCAGGCTATTGCCTCTGAGACCGGCGCTCGGATCACACTCACCGATGATGTGGACAAGGCCGTCCTGGGCGTCGATTTTGTCTATACCGATGTCTGGCTGTCCATGGGCGAGGCCAAGGAAAAATGGGCCGAGCGGATTGAGTTGCTGATGCCCTATCAGGTCAACGCCGACGTGATGCAGAAGACCGGCAATCCGCGCGCCAAATTCATGCATTGCCTGCCTGCGTTCCACAACACCGAAACCGCTGTCGGCAAGGACATCGAGGCAAAATTCGGCATCTCTGCGATGGAGGTGACGGACGAAGTGTTTGAGAGCTCCGCATCGATTGTCTTTGACCAAGCTGAGAACCGGATGCACACGATTAAGGCCGTTCTCGTCGCCACATTGGGGAGCTAG